One window from the genome of Lentibacillus daqui encodes:
- a CDS encoding flavin-containing monooxygenase encodes MKHSMTYDVIIIGGGQAGLAMGFSLKQKNIPFVILDENEQTGMSWRKRYDSLRLFTPRSYSQLHGFHLKGDPKGFPDKNEIADYLAAFKIENELPVHHEKVIKLTQNEKKQFLVTTPNNTYKAKQVVVATGTFHNPFVPNVHDGTANFEIHASKYQNPSQIPNGNVLIVGAGNTGVQIAAELSKTHQVTLSQSKPIKRVPQNIAGRSLFWWLETFRIGRAKPDSFIGKMLREREPLIGNDFKTVQNNVEIVGRLSEIKNGKAYFNSGISKQVQNVIWATGYRNDYSWIQIEGALSNDVRPLHSFGVTNVAGLYFIGLSWQSKRSSALIYGVSNDAEYLAQNIQQYEVKLEKRQNL; translated from the coding sequence ATGAAACATTCCATGACATATGACGTCATAATAATTGGCGGCGGGCAAGCTGGTTTAGCTATGGGGTTTTCACTAAAACAGAAAAACATTCCTTTTGTTATTCTTGATGAGAATGAGCAAACTGGCATGTCTTGGCGAAAACGTTATGATTCATTACGTTTATTTACTCCTAGAAGTTACAGTCAATTGCATGGATTTCATTTGAAGGGTGATCCTAAAGGGTTTCCAGATAAAAATGAAATCGCAGATTATTTAGCTGCATTTAAAATAGAGAATGAATTACCCGTCCATCATGAGAAAGTCATCAAACTAACTCAGAATGAGAAGAAACAGTTTTTAGTCACCACTCCAAATAATACGTATAAAGCTAAACAAGTAGTTGTTGCTACTGGTACTTTTCACAATCCGTTTGTTCCAAATGTTCATGATGGAACTGCAAATTTTGAAATTCATGCTTCTAAATATCAGAATCCGTCTCAAATACCTAATGGGAATGTTTTAATCGTAGGTGCTGGTAATACAGGTGTTCAAATTGCGGCAGAATTGAGTAAAACACACCAAGTTACACTATCACAAAGCAAACCAATAAAACGTGTTCCTCAAAATATTGCTGGGCGAAGTCTCTTTTGGTGGTTAGAAACATTCCGAATTGGTCGGGCAAAACCAGATTCTTTTATCGGAAAAATGTTAAGAGAACGAGAACCTTTAATAGGAAATGATTTCAAAACGGTTCAAAATAATGTGGAAATCGTTGGTAGGCTAAGTGAAATTAAAAATGGTAAAGCATACTTTAATAGTGGTATATCTAAACAAGTGCAAAATGTGATATGGGCGACTGGCTATCGAAATGATTATTCATGGATACAAATTGAAGGAGCTTTAAGTAATGACGTAAGACCTTTACACTCTTTTGGTGTTACGAATGTAGCTGGATTGTATTTCATAGGGCTAAGTTGGCAAAGTAAAAGAAGTTCAGCTCTTATTTATGGCGTTAGTAATGACGCTGAATATTTGGCTCAGAATATTCAGCAGTACGAAGTAAAATTGGAAAAACGACAAAATTTATGA
- a CDS encoding arsenic resistance protein, with protein sequence MNLIEKFQSVVILIAVGIGLFLGQFSIFENNAETFILPFLLFMLYGLFLTIPLQNLKAAFKNVKFLGTSTVINFVWTPILAWGLGAIFLSDHPALWLGFILFLVTPCTDWYLIFTSIAKGNMSLSTSILPVNLILQVMLLPIYLFIFAGTMETVGLSTIIESVILVLFVPFLLANVTRYLFNKKKAFLEKKLISFFASSQIVFLCLAIIAMFASQGSYLINNLEVIFLILLPLLLFFIINFIVSQTVGKVFKFSYKDTVSLNMTTIARNSPIALAIVVTAFPDQPLIALALIIGPLIELPVLAIVSQGLLRIRKLVK encoded by the coding sequence ATGAATCTTATTGAAAAGTTTCAATCCGTAGTTATTTTGATAGCAGTAGGGATTGGTCTATTTTTAGGGCAGTTTAGTATCTTTGAAAACAATGCTGAAACATTTATTCTTCCATTTTTATTATTCATGCTGTACGGGTTGTTTTTAACTATTCCATTACAAAATCTCAAAGCTGCCTTCAAAAACGTAAAATTCTTAGGTACAAGTACTGTAATTAATTTTGTATGGACGCCAATCTTAGCATGGGGATTAGGAGCAATCTTTTTGTCCGATCATCCTGCTTTATGGCTTGGTTTCATTTTATTCCTTGTTACTCCATGTACAGACTGGTATTTAATCTTTACATCGATTGCGAAAGGGAATATGTCACTTTCCACATCGATATTACCAGTTAACTTAATTTTGCAAGTGATGTTGTTACCGATTTATTTGTTCATTTTTGCAGGTACAATGGAGACAGTTGGTTTATCCACTATAATAGAAAGTGTCATTCTTGTGTTATTTGTCCCATTTTTACTAGCTAATGTAACACGTTATTTATTCAATAAGAAGAAAGCATTCTTAGAAAAGAAATTGATTTCTTTTTTTGCTTCCTCACAAATTGTATTTTTGTGTTTAGCTATCATAGCGATGTTTGCCTCGCAAGGCTCTTATTTAATAAATAATTTAGAAGTAATCTTTTTAATCCTTCTTCCACTTTTACTATTTTTCATCATAAACTTTATTGTTTCTCAGACGGTAGGTAAAGTATTTAAGTTTAGCTACAAAGATACAGTAAGTTTAAATATGACAACTATTGCAAGAAATTCACCTATTGCCTTAGCCATTGTAGTAACAGCTTTCCCTGATCAACCATTAATTGCTCTTGCTCTTATAATCGGTCCATTAATCGAACTACCTGTATTGGCGATAGTATCTCAGGGTTTATTGAGGATTAGAAAATTAGTAAAGTAA
- a CDS encoding Ada metal-binding domain-containing protein, which yields MNEEQWEAIKNNNKKYDGMFYYALTTTKTVCRPSCTARTPNPKHVIIYNDLDSAIMEGFRPCTRCKSNHLEWQGYKEEITKCVRKYIQEHYKEKITLTMLSNVLHKNPYYIQRSFKEIKGKTPLNYVHELRMKEAKRLLLFKELSITDIALEVGYSDSTQFSAKFKKYHGFSPSCYRNSLLKTQQ from the coding sequence TTGAATGAGGAACAGTGGGAAGCAATCAAAAATAACAATAAAAAATATGATGGTATGTTCTATTATGCCTTAACAACAACAAAAACAGTTTGTCGTCCTTCTTGTACAGCCAGAACTCCTAACCCAAAGCATGTTATTATCTATAATGATTTAGATTCAGCTATTATGGAAGGATTCAGACCTTGTACGAGATGTAAGTCGAATCACCTGGAATGGCAAGGGTATAAAGAAGAAATTACAAAATGCGTACGGAAATATATACAAGAACATTATAAAGAAAAGATTACTTTAACCATGCTAAGTAATGTTTTGCATAAAAATCCATACTATATACAACGTAGTTTCAAAGAAATAAAGGGAAAAACGCCTTTAAATTATGTACATGAACTAAGAATGAAAGAAGCGAAAAGATTACTTTTATTTAAAGAATTATCAATAACAGATATTGCCTTAGAAGTTGGTTATAGTGACAGTACTCAATTTTCTGCAAAGTTTAAAAAATATCATGGATTCTCGCCAAGTTGTTATAGAAATTCATTACTGAAAACACAACAATAA
- a CDS encoding YdcP family protein, translating to MELKYVIPNMEKTFGNLEYAGEGKVEQRRVNGRMTTLSRSYNLYSDVQRADDIEVVLPQEAGEKFFEHEEKVKLVNARITAEGYKIGDRGFTNYKLHADDIVKA from the coding sequence GTGGAATTAAAATATGTAATCCCGAACATGGAAAAAACATTTGGTAACTTAGAATATGCAGGAGAAGGAAAAGTCGAACAGCGACGAGTTAATGGAAGAATGACAACCCTATCTCGCAGCTATAATCTCTATTCTGATGTTCAGCGGGCAGATGATATTGAGGTCGTTCTCCCACAGGAAGCTGGGGAAAAATTCTTTGAACATGAGGAAAAAGTAAAATTAGTCAATGCTCGTATTACCGCAGAAGGCTATAAAATCGGGGATCGTGGTTTCACAAACTACAAATTACATGCTGACGACATCGTCAAAGCATAA
- a CDS encoding YdcP family protein, with amino-acid sequence MRLAQGIILDKEKTFGLLKFSALRREVFLQNEDGTVSSEVKERTYDLKSKEQGRMIQVSIPASIPLKEFDYNAEVEMVNPVADTVANATFRGADVDWFIKADDLVLKGKAAPIGDKSVKKPVDKGK; translated from the coding sequence ATGAGATTAGCACAAGGCATTATCTTAGATAAAGAAAAGACATTTGGATTATTAAAGTTTTCGGCATTACGACGTGAGGTCTTTCTACAAAACGAAGATGGAACGGTATCATCCGAAGTCAAAGAACGCACCTATGATTTAAAATCGAAAGAACAGGGACGGATGATTCAAGTCAGTATCCCTGCTTCTATTCCTTTAAAAGAATTTGATTATAATGCAGAGGTGGAAATGGTTAATCCTGTGGCTGATACCGTTGCAAACGCCACTTTTCGTGGTGCAGATGTAGATTGGTTCATAAAGGCAGATGATTTGGTCTTAAAAGGAAAAGCTGCACCTATAGGCGATAAATCCGTAAAGAAGCCAGTTGATAAGGGTAAATAA
- a CDS encoding FtsK/SpoIIIE domain-containing protein, translated as MKFFKRRGKRIKEKDASLVFQFVFISLVGVWLLSFLPFHLSFLLTSKWQLEVFKAHFISMYGLVTLLISLVLTAACSFVYYRYCYNHLKQIIHRQKLSKMILENGWYETKQVAKESFFKDISSDKAKEKISHFPKIYYRFQKGLLYIQTEITLGKFQEPLLNLETKLESGLYCELISKELHDSYVEYVLFYDVIAKRIPITEVTAQDGSLKLMESMYWEYDKLPHMLIAGGTGGGKTYFILTIIEALLKTNAKLYILDPKNADLADLSTVMKDVYYKKEDIMACINQFHEAMMARSEEMKQMEGYITGENYAYLGLSAHFLVFDEYVAFMELLTSKENTAVLSKLKQIVMLGRQAGFFLVLACQRPDAKYLGDGIRDQFNFRVALGRMSELGYGMMFGSDVQKQFFLKQIKGRGYVDKGDNVISEFYTPYVPKGHDFLQEIGKLAN; from the coding sequence ATGAAGTTTTTTAAAAGACGAGGGAAACGTATTAAAGAAAAGGACGCTTCCCTCGTTTTTCAATTTGTGTTTATATCGTTAGTTGGTGTATGGCTTCTTTCCTTTCTCCCTTTTCACTTGTCATTTTTATTGACTAGCAAGTGGCAGCTAGAGGTTTTTAAAGCCCATTTTATCAGTATGTATGGATTGGTGACACTGCTTATTAGTCTTGTTTTAACAGCAGCATGTTCCTTTGTCTATTATCGTTATTGTTATAACCATCTCAAACAGATTATTCATCGTCAAAAGCTCTCAAAAATGATACTGGAAAATGGTTGGTATGAAACAAAACAAGTCGCTAAAGAGAGCTTTTTTAAAGACATTTCTTCTGATAAAGCAAAGGAGAAAATCAGTCATTTTCCTAAAATCTATTATCGTTTTCAGAAAGGATTGCTGTATATTCAGACTGAAATTACACTTGGAAAGTTTCAAGAACCACTCTTAAACTTGGAAACAAAATTGGAAAGTGGTTTGTATTGTGAATTGATCTCAAAAGAATTACATGATTCCTATGTGGAGTATGTGCTTTTCTATGACGTGATAGCGAAACGGATTCCCATTACAGAAGTCACTGCACAAGATGGCAGCCTAAAACTTATGGAATCCATGTATTGGGAATACGATAAGCTCCCTCATATGCTAATCGCTGGTGGAACTGGCGGTGGGAAAACGTACTTTATTCTCACTATTATTGAAGCCTTATTAAAAACAAACGCAAAGCTATATATTTTAGATCCAAAAAATGCTGATTTAGCTGATTTGTCTACTGTCATGAAGGATGTATATTACAAAAAAGAAGATATAATGGCGTGTATTAACCAATTTCATGAAGCCATGATGGCTCGAAGCGAAGAAATGAAGCAAATGGAAGGTTATATAACAGGAGAAAATTATGCTTATTTAGGTTTGTCTGCCCATTTTTTAGTATTTGACGAGTATGTAGCGTTTATGGAGCTGCTTACTTCTAAAGAAAACACAGCAGTTTTAAGCAAATTAAAACAGATTGTCATGCTTGGGAGACAAGCAGGCTTTTTTCTAGTCCTAGCCTGTCAACGTCCAGACGCAAAATATCTTGGAGATGGAATAAGGGATCAGTTTAACTTTCGGGTAGCTCTTGGTCGAATGAGTGAGCTTGGGTACGGAATGATGTTTGGAAGCGACGTTCAAAAACAGTTCTTTCTCAAACAAATCAAAGGTCGTGGCTACGTGGATAAAGGAGATAATGTGATTTCTGAATTTTACACTCCCTATGTACCTAAAGGTCATGATTTCCTACAAGAGATAGGTAAACTTGCAAACTAA
- the mobT gene encoding MobT family relaxase: MKQPVWYQLLKEKRLEYGVSQNKLATHAGITRQYISQMETGKVNPSETLKETLFDILERFNPEAPLEILFDYVRIRFLSTDPVPVIEDILQLKMEYMLHEDYAFYSYIEQYVYGDITVMVSPDEDKGCLLELKGKGCRQFENFLLAQQRTWFDFFMHVFRVGGVFKRIDLAINDKTGILDVPFLTKKCHNEECISVFRNFKSYRSGELVQGEEKRDMGNTLYIGSLKSDVYFCIYEKDYEQFVKYGVSLEDTEVKNRLEIRLKNDRAYHAIVDLMMYEDAGRTSFSIINRYIRFVDKDEKKRRSSWKVNADWQRFLDFGVNRKISLTTKPEPYTFDKTLRWLAHQVAPTWKLATKLDEINQTTVIKDMLKQAKLTERHQKLLMQQAISTEDVIHPPSKKE; this comes from the coding sequence TTGAAGCAACCAGTCTGGTATCAATTATTAAAAGAAAAAAGATTGGAATATGGCGTATCACAAAATAAACTGGCTACTCATGCCGGGATTACAAGGCAATATATAAGTCAAATGGAGACAGGAAAAGTGAATCCCTCAGAAACGCTGAAAGAAACTTTGTTTGATATTTTGGAACGATTTAACCCGGAGGCTCCACTGGAAATCTTGTTTGATTATGTTCGGATTCGATTTTTATCCACTGACCCAGTTCCAGTGATTGAAGACATTCTACAGTTAAAAATGGAATATATGTTGCATGAAGATTATGCGTTTTACTCCTATATCGAGCAGTACGTCTATGGAGATATTACAGTTATGGTATCTCCCGACGAGGATAAAGGCTGTTTATTGGAATTAAAGGGGAAGGGATGCAGGCAATTTGAAAACTTTTTATTAGCTCAACAACGTACATGGTTTGATTTCTTCATGCATGTATTTCGAGTAGGGGGAGTATTTAAACGTATTGACCTTGCAATAAACGACAAGACAGGCATATTAGATGTTCCGTTTTTAACAAAAAAATGTCACAACGAAGAATGTATCTCGGTTTTTCGTAACTTCAAGAGTTATCGTTCTGGTGAACTTGTCCAGGGAGAAGAAAAACGGGATATGGGAAATACCTTATATATTGGTTCTTTAAAAAGTGATGTTTACTTCTGCATTTATGAGAAGGATTATGAGCAGTTTGTTAAATATGGTGTGTCACTGGAAGATACGGAAGTGAAAAATCGCTTGGAAATTCGTCTTAAAAATGATCGTGCGTACCATGCGATTGTTGATTTAATGATGTATGAAGACGCCGGCAGGACTTCTTTTTCTATTATCAATCGTTATATCCGTTTTGTAGATAAGGATGAGAAGAAGCGGCGGAGCAGTTGGAAAGTTAATGCAGATTGGCAGCGATTTTTAGATTTTGGGGTGAATCGAAAGATTTCTTTAACCACCAAGCCTGAACCTTATACGTTTGATAAGACACTAAGGTGGCTGGCGCATCAAGTCGCACCTACGTGGAAGTTAGCTACCAAACTGGATGAAATCAATCAAACGACGGTTATCAAGGATATGCTTAAACAGGCAAAATTAACTGAACGTCATCAGAAATTGCTTATGCAACAGGCTATTTCCACAGAGGATGTCATACACCCTCCTTCCAAAAAAGAGTGA
- a CDS encoding conjugal transfer protein yields MKKLKSYTRIWSVEKVIYAINDFRLPFPVTFNQMTWFVLSLLAVMLLGNLPPLSLIDGALLKYVGVPIGITWFMSKKSFDGKKPYGFLKSVVTYFIRPKMTYAGKTVKLQKQTVDEAVTAVRGKAHALSD; encoded by the coding sequence TTGAAAAAGCTAAAAAGTTATACCCGTATTTGGTCAGTGGAAAAAGTGATCTATGCCATCAATGATTTTCGTTTGCCTTTTCCCGTCACGTTTAATCAAATGACATGGTTTGTTCTTTCTCTTTTGGCAGTCATGTTATTAGGAAATCTCCCGCCTCTTTCTCTGATCGACGGTGCATTATTAAAATATGTTGGTGTCCCTATTGGAATCACGTGGTTTATGAGTAAAAAAAGCTTTGATGGAAAAAAGCCGTACGGATTTCTTAAATCAGTTGTGACCTATTTTATAAGGCCAAAAATGACTTATGCAGGAAAAACCGTAAAACTTCAAAAACAGACAGTTGATGAAGCTGTCACTGCGGTAAGGGGGAAGGCGCATGCGCTATCCGATTAA